One window from the genome of Leucobacter aridicollis encodes:
- a CDS encoding SRPBCC domain-containing protein, producing MAVVGPVIARMRAKASRETAWQYIADPELRAEWWPDVELDVVFGGAVAERWSAETAEAASRNAVGTVDVLIEGHALGFRWRDGDDPHETAVLITFRSQGDETDIMVTETGFGVFPDAFERTADAQQSWIDLLTDYVAVAREASTEAVGAGDEVAAGTVEAADGADIDQDQLAERNEPAAPAGVTEGGEAAKAEVVDSAGSDETADSAEMADADDVLGLAELGDGAELGDGAELSGEGAEAEVAEATETAELGEEDAEAQVADAVGPSGEGGDGADDAEDTDDIGGPDEADDTDALSEIESLFDADEDQGAESEIDDSEGAEVGGEEEDEGDEEDKALDFDSLIRGDLGDKA from the coding sequence ATGGCGGTTGTCGGACCGGTGATTGCGCGGATGCGGGCAAAGGCGTCGCGGGAGACCGCGTGGCAGTACATCGCTGACCCCGAGCTCCGCGCTGAGTGGTGGCCGGACGTCGAGCTCGACGTTGTCTTTGGCGGCGCTGTCGCCGAGCGTTGGAGCGCTGAAACTGCGGAAGCCGCGAGCCGCAACGCTGTCGGCACCGTGGACGTGCTTATCGAGGGCCACGCGCTCGGCTTCCGGTGGCGCGACGGCGATGACCCGCACGAGACTGCTGTGCTCATTACGTTCCGCTCGCAGGGCGACGAGACGGACATCATGGTGACTGAGACAGGCTTCGGCGTCTTCCCCGATGCCTTCGAGCGCACCGCCGACGCTCAGCAGAGCTGGATCGATCTGCTCACCGACTATGTCGCGGTTGCCCGTGAGGCCTCAACCGAAGCCGTAGGTGCGGGGGACGAGGTTGCGGCAGGGACGGTCGAAGCGGCTGACGGTGCCGACATCGATCAGGATCAGCTCGCGGAGCGCAACGAACCCGCAGCGCCTGCGGGCGTAACTGAGGGCGGCGAAGCCGCTAAGGCGGAGGTGGTTGATTCGGCTGGTTCGGATGAGACGGCTGATTCGGCTGAGATGGCTGACGCGGATGATGTGCTCGGCTTGGCTGAACTCGGTGACGGTGCTGAACTCGGTGACGGGGCCGAACTCAGTGGCGAGGGCGCGGAGGCCGAGGTCGCTGAAGCTACGGAGACTGCCGAACTCGGTGAGGAGGATGCGGAGGCTCAGGTTGCTGACGCGGTTGGACCCTCCGGAGAGGGCGGAGACGGTGCTGACGACGCTGAGGACACTGACGACATAGGCGGCCCCGACGAAGCCGACGACACCGACGCTCTGTCTGAGATCGAATCGCTGTTCGACGCCGACGAAGACCAGGGCGCCGAGTCTGAGATTGACGACTCCGAGGGCGCCGAAGTCGGCGGTGAAGAAGAAGACGAAGGCGACGAGGAAGACAAAGCCCTCGATTTTGACAGCCTCATCCGCGGGGACCTCGGGGACAAAGCGTAG
- the purS gene encoding phosphoribosylformylglycinamidine synthase subunit PurS, with translation MPTIVVDVMPKAELLDPQGKATTGALERLGHGKFENVRIGKRFELTVQGEVTEEVLAEVRQMADEILSNSVIEDVVAISVDGVAVEAR, from the coding sequence TTGCCCACGATTGTTGTTGATGTCATGCCCAAGGCCGAACTCCTCGACCCCCAGGGTAAGGCGACGACGGGAGCGCTTGAGCGCCTCGGTCACGGCAAGTTTGAGAACGTGCGCATCGGTAAGCGCTTCGAGCTCACCGTGCAGGGCGAGGTTACTGAAGAGGTGCTCGCAGAGGTTCGCCAGATGGCAGACGAGATCCTCTCGAACTCGGTCATCGAGGACGTCGTAGCGATCTCGGTCGACGGCGTCGCTGTCGAGGCACGCTAA
- a CDS encoding alpha/beta fold hydrolase, which produces MRERLIAAAAASEPTALAAGSSCIFALAGDDWRAVFLVEHARITAAAGEPEFELRASNADWVELAADAPAAGAHNLLHLLRTGRISLSGDQLSYERHAHLVRALVDAARATTVHAQVGRPLMARGEYHRITTSLGTSDVYVERCGEGPPLLAFATAGSDTGQWHGLLTHTDLTARYELITVDLPWHGRSAPAWGEPVGSYELTPECYTEFIVAAADALGLTRPTLLGVSMGGAAVVHAVATHPLRFAGAVACQAGPSVVARANPHLRGTQLNPALFVPEWTYGLMNPASPFEFKQRVWWGYSSGGFGLYAADIDSYLSWDLQAVENLLTADSPHIAVLSGAFDTSVPSARSRELASRIPNSSFREMPELGHFPHAENPPAFVAHLEEALARVRVGQAEPA; this is translated from the coding sequence ATGCGTGAGCGCCTGATCGCGGCGGCTGCCGCCTCGGAGCCAACCGCGCTTGCCGCAGGATCCAGTTGCATCTTTGCGCTCGCGGGCGACGACTGGCGTGCAGTGTTTCTCGTGGAACATGCCCGGATCACCGCTGCCGCGGGCGAGCCCGAGTTCGAGCTGCGTGCGAGCAACGCGGACTGGGTCGAACTCGCGGCCGATGCACCAGCCGCCGGGGCCCATAATCTGCTGCACCTGCTGCGCACGGGCAGGATCTCCCTCTCCGGGGACCAACTCTCGTATGAGCGTCATGCCCATCTCGTGCGTGCGCTTGTCGACGCTGCCCGCGCGACGACCGTTCACGCCCAGGTGGGCCGCCCGCTCATGGCGCGAGGCGAATACCACCGCATCACCACGAGCCTCGGCACGAGCGATGTGTACGTCGAGCGCTGCGGCGAGGGGCCGCCGCTGCTCGCCTTCGCGACGGCTGGGAGTGATACCGGGCAGTGGCACGGCCTGCTGACGCACACGGACCTCACCGCGCGCTACGAGCTCATCACTGTGGATCTCCCGTGGCACGGCCGCAGCGCGCCGGCCTGGGGTGAGCCGGTCGGCAGCTACGAACTCACCCCTGAGTGCTACACCGAGTTCATCGTCGCTGCGGCTGACGCGCTCGGCCTCACGCGCCCAACACTGCTCGGGGTGTCAATGGGCGGGGCCGCCGTGGTTCACGCTGTCGCGACGCACCCGCTTCGCTTCGCCGGCGCGGTCGCCTGCCAGGCCGGTCCGTCCGTGGTCGCACGCGCGAACCCGCACCTCCGCGGCACCCAGCTAAACCCGGCATTGTTTGTGCCCGAGTGGACCTACGGCCTCATGAACCCGGCCTCGCCGTTCGAATTTAAGCAGCGCGTCTGGTGGGGCTACTCCTCCGGCGGCTTCGGCCTGTACGCGGCAGACATTGACTCCTACCTCAGCTGGGACCTCCAGGCGGTCGAAAACCTCCTCACAGCAGACTCTCCGCACATCGCGGTGCTTTCTGGTGCGTTCGACACCAGCGTGCCCTCGGCTCGATCTCGTGAGCTCGCTTCGCGAATTCCCAACTCGTCGTTCAGGGAGATGCCTGAACTCGGGCACTTCCCGCATGCGGAGAATCCGCCAGCGTTCGTCGCGCACCTCGAAGAGGCGCTAGCTCGCGTGCGTGTTGGACAGGCAGAGCCTGCCTAG
- a CDS encoding carbon-nitrogen hydrolase family protein, translating to MSKVAVVQASSVVFDSEASTDKAVRYIAEVAASGAELVVFPEAFIGGYPKGTSYGAAIGIRTEGGREEYARYAAGAVTLDGPEVRRLTEAAAEHGVAVVIGVIERLGNTLYCTALLIHPEDGLVGNHRKLMPTGTERLVWGFGDGSTLDTMDIPAGRVGSVICWENYMPLMRQAMYAKGTQIYCAPTADDRDTWQATMTHVALEGRVFVLSACQYITRDEFPPEHSVDIEPTGGDVFMRGGSVIIDPAGQILAGPVFGKEAVLYADIDLDVKRRSHLDFDPVGHYARPDVFSLDVNTRASEPVSFNA from the coding sequence ATGAGCAAAGTAGCTGTAGTGCAGGCATCCTCTGTGGTGTTCGACTCGGAGGCGTCAACTGACAAGGCGGTGCGATACATCGCCGAGGTCGCGGCGAGCGGGGCAGAACTCGTCGTCTTCCCTGAGGCGTTCATCGGCGGCTACCCGAAGGGCACCAGTTACGGTGCTGCGATCGGGATCCGCACGGAGGGAGGGCGCGAGGAGTACGCCCGCTACGCCGCGGGGGCTGTGACCCTCGATGGCCCCGAGGTACGCCGACTCACCGAGGCGGCGGCGGAACACGGGGTCGCGGTTGTGATCGGCGTGATCGAGCGCCTCGGCAACACCCTCTACTGCACCGCCCTCCTCATCCACCCCGAGGACGGGCTGGTCGGCAACCACCGCAAGCTCATGCCGACGGGAACCGAACGCCTCGTGTGGGGCTTCGGCGACGGGTCAACTCTCGACACTATGGATATCCCCGCAGGCAGGGTCGGCTCGGTGATCTGCTGGGAGAACTACATGCCGCTCATGCGTCAGGCAATGTACGCCAAGGGAACCCAGATCTACTGCGCTCCGACAGCTGACGATCGTGACACCTGGCAGGCGACAATGACGCACGTGGCACTCGAAGGGCGCGTGTTCGTACTCTCAGCGTGTCAATACATCACGCGCGACGAGTTCCCGCCAGAGCACTCAGTCGACATCGAGCCAACGGGCGGTGACGTCTTCATGCGCGGCGGCAGCGTGATCATCGACCCCGCTGGCCAGATCCTCGCTGGGCCGGTGTTCGGCAAGGAAGCGGTGCTGTACGCCGACATTGATCTCGACGTCAAGCGGCGCTCGCACCTCGATTTCGATCCGGTGGGCCACTACGCGCGCCCAGATGTATTCTCGCTCGACGTGAATACGCGCGCCTCTGAGCCGGTCAGCTTCAACGCTTGA
- a CDS encoding carboxymuconolactone decarboxylase family protein: MTDTTTNPQDYIDDMARKRGYVLDYHKVMAKHDFEVLQAANGLVSAAYLDQRSLDRKTKELIFIVSLTVMRAAKGHIQSHIRVALDLGVTPQEILEAIEISLPEAGIVAFQAGFDAWREVVGADGIEPTVAVHEGGSGAQ; this comes from the coding sequence GTGACCGACACGACCACCAATCCGCAAGACTACATCGACGACATGGCGCGCAAGCGCGGCTATGTGCTCGACTACCACAAGGTTATGGCCAAGCACGATTTCGAGGTGCTGCAGGCAGCAAACGGGCTCGTCTCAGCCGCGTACCTTGACCAGCGCAGCCTTGACCGGAAGACCAAGGAGCTCATCTTTATCGTCTCGCTCACGGTGATGCGCGCGGCGAAGGGACACATCCAGTCGCACATTCGGGTGGCGCTCGACCTCGGCGTGACGCCGCAGGAGATCCTTGAAGCGATTGAGATCTCACTGCCCGAGGCGGGAATCGTTGCGTTCCAGGCCGGGTTCGATGCGTGGCGAGAGGTCGTCGGCGCCGATGGGATCGAACCTACGGTCGCGGTGCACGAGGGCGGATCGGGCGCGCAGTAG
- a CDS encoding MFS transporter: MQEQSATVSRSDTELLDLPRADRQKRLAAVGIGNFMEWFDFAIYGYFAAIIGAQFFPSGDPTAEMLSSLAVFAVGFISRPVGALFLGPIGDKFGRRTVLIITVLGMGIITALIGLTPSYETIGVAAPIIVVILRLLQGAMVGGEWTSAAAYIGESAPKAKRGLFASIVTATAGLAFLVGTLTAALLQAVMPEESLASWGWRVPFILSIVMAGVAVYIRRKLDDTPVYEELERKRANNTVEPTSFGLKARAFIMTLAFSGIFGVSLYYFVTYANNHLTGAVGMDRMQSLLATGAAIVIYVGFNPLVGIISDRIGRKPVLITGIVGLLVWALPAFMLMNTGKPVLAFLGLVVFSFFVACCAVMNNVLLVEVFPASVRSTGSAIGYNVAYAALAGPGPLIAAALVANTGSLVSPAFYVMAVAAVALAVLLPMLKETRHVDITHG; this comes from the coding sequence ATGCAGGAGCAATCCGCGACCGTGTCGCGCAGTGACACCGAACTTCTCGACCTTCCACGCGCCGACCGACAGAAGCGACTCGCCGCCGTCGGCATTGGCAATTTCATGGAATGGTTCGACTTCGCCATCTACGGCTACTTCGCCGCAATCATCGGCGCACAGTTCTTCCCGTCTGGCGACCCAACAGCCGAGATGCTGTCCTCGCTCGCGGTATTCGCTGTCGGGTTCATCTCGCGCCCGGTCGGCGCACTCTTCCTCGGACCGATCGGCGACAAGTTCGGCCGCCGCACCGTGCTCATCATCACGGTCCTCGGCATGGGCATCATCACCGCGCTCATCGGACTCACACCCTCTTACGAGACCATCGGCGTCGCGGCACCGATCATCGTCGTGATTCTCCGACTGCTGCAGGGCGCGATGGTTGGCGGTGAATGGACGAGCGCCGCCGCATACATCGGCGAGAGCGCGCCCAAGGCAAAGCGCGGTCTCTTCGCGAGCATCGTGACTGCGACGGCCGGTCTCGCATTCCTCGTCGGAACGCTGACCGCCGCGCTACTGCAGGCAGTCATGCCCGAAGAGTCGCTGGCGAGCTGGGGCTGGCGCGTGCCGTTCATCCTCTCAATCGTCATGGCGGGCGTCGCCGTCTACATTCGCCGTAAGCTCGACGACACTCCGGTCTACGAGGAACTCGAGCGCAAGCGCGCGAACAACACGGTTGAACCGACGAGCTTCGGCCTGAAGGCACGCGCGTTCATCATGACACTCGCGTTCTCCGGCATCTTCGGCGTGAGTCTCTACTACTTTGTGACCTACGCGAACAACCATCTCACAGGCGCCGTCGGCATGGATCGCATGCAGTCGCTGCTCGCAACGGGCGCAGCAATCGTGATCTACGTCGGGTTTAACCCACTCGTCGGCATCATCTCCGACCGGATTGGACGCAAGCCCGTACTCATCACGGGCATCGTCGGCCTCCTTGTCTGGGCGCTCCCCGCGTTCATGCTTATGAACACCGGGAAACCCGTCCTCGCCTTCCTCGGCCTCGTCGTCTTCTCGTTCTTCGTAGCGTGCTGCGCGGTGATGAACAATGTGCTGCTCGTCGAGGTGTTCCCGGCCTCGGTGCGCTCGACTGGGTCTGCCATCGGCTACAACGTCGCCTACGCGGCACTCGCGGGTCCCGGCCCCCTCATCGCAGCAGCCCTCGTCGCGAACACGGGCTCGCTCGTCTCACCGGCGTTCTACGTGATGGCTGTCGCCGCGGTTGCGCTGGCGGTTTTGCTGCCGATGCTCAAGGAAACCAGGCACGTCGATATCACCCACGGCTAG
- a CDS encoding NAD(P)-dependent oxidoreductase, with the protein MPTTLFIGLGRMGRPMVAHIAPLFATAVYDIVSETVVAVAAEVGAEPRHDLADLADVETVILMAPTSAHVESVLLESGVLDRLAAGALIIDMGSSVPASTRRLSELAAARGIDYVDAPVSGGIAKAETGELAMLVGGTPSAIERARPYLEAVGADIVVVGDSGAGHAAKSINNLVSAANQAIVNEALIRAGVAGIAPERMVAVLNSSTGMSQASSVKFPRHVLTGAYDSRFAFDLMLKDIGIAMGIEAPATSTPLSSAVYELLTAGRQLLGENPDHTEITRVYERTFNTPIIEEQQ; encoded by the coding sequence ATGCCAACAACCCTGTTCATCGGACTCGGGCGGATGGGCCGACCAATGGTCGCGCACATCGCGCCGCTGTTTGCGACCGCTGTGTACGACATCGTCAGCGAGACAGTTGTGGCAGTTGCGGCCGAAGTCGGGGCAGAACCACGCCACGATCTTGCCGATCTCGCTGACGTTGAGACGGTGATCCTCATGGCTCCGACGAGCGCGCACGTCGAATCGGTGCTGCTTGAATCAGGGGTGCTTGACCGGCTGGCCGCTGGCGCGCTGATCATCGATATGGGATCGAGCGTGCCAGCGAGCACGCGGCGACTCTCCGAGCTTGCGGCGGCCCGCGGCATTGACTACGTTGATGCGCCGGTTTCAGGCGGGATCGCAAAGGCAGAGACCGGCGAACTCGCGATGCTCGTTGGCGGCACCCCGTCCGCGATTGAGCGCGCCAGGCCTTACCTTGAAGCTGTCGGGGCCGACATTGTTGTCGTGGGCGACAGCGGTGCGGGCCACGCGGCGAAGTCGATTAACAACCTCGTGAGCGCGGCGAACCAGGCAATCGTGAACGAGGCGCTGATCCGCGCAGGTGTCGCCGGCATCGCGCCCGAGCGCATGGTCGCTGTGCTCAACTCATCGACCGGCATGAGCCAGGCAAGCTCAGTGAAGTTCCCGAGGCACGTGCTCACCGGCGCGTACGACTCGCGGTTCGCATTCGACCTCATGCTCAAAGACATCGGAATCGCCATGGGCATCGAAGCCCCCGCGACCTCAACGCCGCTGTCCAGCGCGGTCTATGAACTACTCACCGCCGGGCGGCAGCTGCTCGGTGAGAACCCAGACCACACAGAAATCACCAGGGTGTACGAGCGCACGTTCAACACCCCTATCATCGAGGAGCAGCAGTGA
- a CDS encoding GntR family transcriptional regulator produces the protein MAMLKQAAPLREQAVTILRERIVRGELQAGQRLIERVLVEELDVSRTVVREALRQLESERLIRIEPHVGPLVEELTAEEARQLYEVRAALEGAAARLAAEHRTDAELRELHEALLHIDEHFEPFDELLAAKERFYAALIAASHNQIIGEQLAGVQARISQLRRVTLQQPSRGRQMVGELQRVVNAVAARDRDAAFAASIEHVSAAAQIAAAHFQEQPEE, from the coding sequence ATGGCAATGCTGAAACAGGCCGCACCGCTGCGAGAGCAGGCGGTTACGATCTTGCGTGAGCGCATCGTGAGGGGCGAGCTGCAAGCTGGCCAGCGGCTCATCGAGCGAGTGCTGGTCGAGGAGCTCGACGTGAGCAGGACCGTCGTACGCGAGGCTCTGCGACAACTCGAATCCGAGCGCCTCATCCGCATTGAGCCGCATGTTGGTCCGCTTGTCGAGGAACTTACCGCTGAGGAGGCCAGGCAGCTCTACGAGGTGCGCGCAGCGCTCGAGGGCGCCGCGGCGCGCCTCGCCGCCGAACACCGAACCGACGCGGAGCTGCGCGAGCTCCACGAGGCGCTCCTGCACATCGACGAGCACTTCGAACCATTTGACGAGCTGCTCGCGGCGAAGGAGAGGTTCTACGCCGCACTCATCGCCGCGAGCCACAACCAGATCATCGGCGAACAGCTCGCTGGCGTGCAGGCGCGTATCAGTCAGCTGCGTCGGGTGACACTGCAGCAGCCGAGCCGGGGGCGCCAGATGGTTGGCGAGCTCCAGCGCGTTGTCAACGCCGTCGCCGCGCGCGACCGAGATGCCGCGTTCGCGGCGAGTATCGAGCACGTTTCCGCAGCGGCACAGATCGCCGCGGCGCACTTTCAGGAACAACCGGAGGAATAG
- a CDS encoding phosphoribosylaminoimidazolesuccinocarboxamide synthase — MRWENGGVNALPTPLALPGWSHTYSGKVRDLYVPEGTDAATSPYLLVVASNRVSAFDFVLEPPIPGKGALLTALSNWWFSRIPLANHLAIEGDAPAVPDAVADRAVVSRRLEMYPVECVVRGALTGSGFAEYKQTGAVCGIELPAGISDGDQLDEPIYTPAYKAPFGEHDENITFERSVELVGKEVAEALRDASLKIFTEARELAAERGVVLADTKFEFGKDPVTGELVLADEVLTSDSSRYWDASTYFDESLSGAERLASFDKQIVRNWLASNWDKQGVPPVLPAEIVEQTYARYRELYDLLTKQA; from the coding sequence ATGAGGTGGGAGAATGGGGGCGTGAACGCACTTCCCACTCCCCTTGCGCTGCCCGGCTGGTCACACACCTACTCTGGGAAGGTGCGCGACCTGTACGTACCGGAGGGTACCGACGCTGCGACCTCCCCGTACCTGCTCGTCGTCGCGAGCAATCGGGTGAGCGCGTTCGACTTCGTACTCGAACCGCCAATCCCTGGGAAGGGGGCGCTCCTCACTGCGCTGTCGAACTGGTGGTTCTCACGCATCCCCCTCGCGAACCACCTCGCGATCGAGGGTGATGCCCCCGCTGTTCCCGACGCAGTCGCCGACAGGGCGGTCGTGTCGCGCCGTCTCGAGATGTACCCAGTCGAGTGCGTCGTGCGCGGCGCCCTCACCGGGTCGGGCTTCGCCGAATACAAGCAGACCGGTGCAGTATGCGGGATCGAGCTGCCCGCGGGAATCTCAGACGGCGATCAGCTCGACGAGCCCATCTACACTCCCGCATACAAGGCACCGTTTGGCGAGCACGACGAGAACATCACGTTCGAACGGTCGGTTGAGCTCGTTGGCAAGGAGGTCGCGGAGGCGCTCCGTGACGCCTCGCTCAAGATTTTCACCGAGGCTCGCGAACTCGCCGCCGAGCGCGGCGTGGTGCTCGCTGACACGAAGTTCGAGTTCGGCAAGGATCCCGTGACAGGCGAGCTCGTACTCGCCGACGAGGTGCTCACGAGCGACTCCTCGCGCTACTGGGATGCGTCAACCTACTTCGATGAAAGCCTCTCGGGCGCTGAGCGCCTCGCGTCGTTCGACAAGCAGATCGTGCGCAACTGGCTGGCCTCGAACTGGGACAAGCAAGGCGTGCCGCCCGTTCTGCCCGCCGAGATCGTTGAGCAGACGTACGCCCGCTACCGGGAGCTCTACGACCTGCTCACCAAGCAGGCCTAG
- a CDS encoding N-acyl homoserine lactonase family protein — protein MAMMAPTEWEIFVVKHGTRATARSEVFLNYGFYGEPDGEYTVDYYFWVLRSGDSVIHIDTGYSAAGAKKRGREVLIDPLQALAQLGMPADAGHPVVVTHAHYDHIGNLAAFTRSPIHIARAELEFWRSDIGSRPLFSHYGDSEEIAHLSEAEAQGRLKVVDGHAEIAPGVELIELGGHTPGQLVVRVVTSIGTVILAADAAHFQEELERDMLFQSMADLPGSYRALDWLRAQEGAVIVTGHDASELGRFSPLAGPLAGLVATIGSPDA, from the coding sequence ATGGCGATGATGGCACCCACCGAGTGGGAAATCTTTGTGGTGAAGCACGGCACACGTGCAACGGCGCGCAGTGAGGTGTTCCTAAACTACGGCTTCTATGGCGAGCCCGACGGTGAGTACACCGTCGACTACTACTTCTGGGTTCTCCGCAGCGGCGACAGCGTGATCCACATCGATACCGGGTACTCGGCGGCGGGTGCCAAGAAACGCGGCCGCGAGGTGCTCATAGACCCGCTACAGGCGCTCGCTCAGCTCGGGATGCCGGCTGATGCTGGCCACCCGGTCGTCGTGACACACGCGCACTATGACCACATCGGAAACCTCGCGGCGTTCACACGCTCGCCAATCCACATCGCGCGCGCAGAGCTCGAGTTTTGGCGCAGTGACATCGGTTCACGGCCGCTGTTTTCGCACTACGGCGACAGTGAGGAGATCGCGCACCTGAGCGAGGCGGAGGCGCAAGGCCGACTGAAAGTGGTCGACGGCCACGCCGAAATTGCGCCTGGCGTCGAACTCATCGAGCTTGGCGGGCACACTCCGGGGCAGCTCGTGGTGCGTGTGGTGACGAGTATCGGAACGGTCATTCTCGCCGCTGACGCCGCGCACTTCCAGGAGGAGCTTGAACGGGACATGCTGTTTCAATCGATGGCCGACCTGCCGGGCTCATACCGCGCGCTCGATTGGCTCAGGGCGCAGGAGGGTGCGGTGATCGTGACTGGCCACGACGCCTCGGAACTCGGCAGATTCTCACCCCTCGCAGGCCCGCTTGCTGGGCTGGTCGCCACTATCGGGTCCCCCGATGCGTGA
- a CDS encoding NAD(P)H-dependent flavin oxidoreductase, with amino-acid sequence MSTGFLTQALPLIAAPMAGGATTVELVRAASGVGAFAFLAAGYKTPEVLAAEIAAARELSETAPAGFGVNLFVPSADKVDGAAFAAYARELAGEAALYDTELSDVPRDDTDFWDEKVSLLCADPVPVVSLTFGLPAPSDIVRIQRAGSAVLATVTSADEARAAAEHGVDGLIVQGPGAGGHSAVWDATQTVADAPTLEVLRAVRAITDLPLVAAGGVDGPESVREFIHGGAQSVAVGTLLLLTEEAGTSSTHRGALSSGAFTETVLTRVFTGRPARGLRNGFVERHAAHEITAYPAVHHLTRELRGKALAAGDTDRAHLWAGTGFRRARAEPAATTIERLTRKL; translated from the coding sequence ATGAGCACCGGATTTCTGACGCAAGCTCTTCCCCTCATCGCAGCACCAATGGCGGGCGGCGCGACAACAGTTGAGCTCGTGCGGGCGGCGAGCGGGGTCGGGGCTTTTGCGTTCCTCGCTGCGGGCTACAAGACGCCCGAGGTGCTTGCCGCAGAGATCGCCGCGGCGCGCGAGCTCAGTGAGACGGCGCCCGCAGGTTTCGGCGTCAACTTGTTTGTGCCGAGCGCCGATAAGGTCGACGGCGCAGCGTTTGCGGCCTACGCGCGCGAGCTCGCCGGCGAGGCTGCGTTGTACGACACCGAGCTCTCAGACGTGCCTCGCGACGACACCGATTTCTGGGACGAGAAGGTCTCGCTGCTGTGCGCTGATCCCGTGCCCGTAGTGTCGCTCACGTTTGGGCTCCCGGCGCCATCAGATATCGTAAGGATCCAGCGGGCGGGTTCAGCGGTGCTGGCGACGGTCACTTCGGCCGATGAAGCACGGGCCGCCGCAGAGCATGGCGTTGACGGACTAATCGTGCAGGGTCCGGGTGCCGGCGGGCATTCGGCGGTGTGGGATGCGACCCAAACCGTGGCCGACGCGCCGACACTTGAGGTGCTTCGCGCGGTGCGCGCGATCACAGATCTGCCGCTCGTCGCAGCGGGCGGGGTTGACGGGCCCGAGTCCGTGCGTGAGTTCATACACGGAGGCGCCCAGTCGGTGGCTGTTGGAACGCTGCTGCTGCTCACTGAAGAGGCGGGCACCTCCTCAACGCACCGTGGTGCACTTTCCTCGGGCGCGTTTACGGAGACGGTGCTCACCCGGGTGTTCACGGGCCGACCCGCGCGTGGCCTCCGCAACGGATTTGTGGAGCGCCACGCGGCACACGAAATCACTGCGTATCCCGCGGTGCACCACCTCACCAGAGAACTGCGAGGCAAGGCGCTCGCCGCGGGCGACACTGACCGCGCCCATCTCTGGGCTGGCACGGGATTCAGAAGGGCCCGTGCCGAACCCGCCGCAACGACTATTGAGCGGCTCACCCGAAAGCTCTAG
- a CDS encoding LysR family transcriptional regulator — MNSIDLRRVDLNLLVVFHALMHEGSVTRAAVKLSLTQSAVSAALARLRTLFEDPLFERSRTGMLPTWRALEISGRLGPALSSIADVIFDEPEFEPTASTRVIHLAMSDDLEIVLAPWLALKKIELGWTVEFAIHQTNSTLWRESVESARTDIALTMSPGQLSADLRAEPLFSGGYLCLYNPELLEFSEPITYDEYIAADHVRVSYDVQRGWVDDLLAARGHKRKTVCAISHFSGLGTLLTRVPAIATFPEHAARGIASSTGLKVCPTPLQAPRFTISAIWNTRVDGSPENAWLRRLLGEFAQTV; from the coding sequence ATGAATTCAATTGATCTTAGGCGCGTTGACCTCAATCTGCTCGTCGTGTTTCACGCACTCATGCACGAGGGGAGCGTGACGCGCGCGGCGGTGAAGCTGAGCCTGACCCAGAGTGCGGTGAGCGCGGCGCTCGCGCGGCTGCGAACGTTGTTCGAGGATCCGCTGTTCGAGCGCTCACGCACTGGGATGCTGCCGACTTGGCGCGCTCTCGAGATCTCGGGCCGCTTGGGCCCCGCGCTCTCGTCGATTGCCGACGTGATCTTCGACGAGCCCGAGTTTGAACCGACCGCAAGCACCAGGGTGATACACCTTGCAATGTCGGACGACCTCGAGATTGTGCTCGCACCGTGGCTCGCGCTGAAGAAGATTGAGCTTGGGTGGACGGTCGAGTTCGCCATCCACCAGACCAACAGCACGCTCTGGCGAGAGAGCGTCGAGAGCGCTCGCACCGACATTGCGCTCACCATGTCCCCAGGCCAGCTGTCAGCTGATCTGCGGGCCGAGCCGCTGTTCTCCGGCGGCTATCTCTGCCTTTACAACCCTGAGCTGCTCGAGTTCTCCGAGCCGATCACCTATGACGAGTACATCGCAGCAGATCACGTGCGTGTCTCGTACGACGTGCAGCGTGGCTGGGTCGACGATCTGCTCGCCGCGCGCGGGCACAAGCGGAAAACGGTGTGCGCAATCAGCCACTTCTCCGGGCTCGGGACGCTCCTGACGCGCGTGCCTGCAATCGCTACCTTTCCGGAGCACGCAGCGCGCGGAATTGCGAGCTCAACCGGCCTCAAAGTGTGCCCGACTCCGCTGCAGGCGCCACGATTTACGATCTCCGCGATCTGGAATACGCGGGTCGATGGCTCACCCGAAAACGCCTGGCTGCGGAGGCTGCTCGGGGAGTTCGCCCAGACCGTGTAG